A segment of the Entelurus aequoreus isolate RoL-2023_Sb linkage group LG23, RoL_Eaeq_v1.1, whole genome shotgun sequence genome:
tttgtagcatattcaactgaatatgggttgaaaatgatttgcaaatcattgtattccgtttatatttacatctaacacaatttcccaactcatatggaaacggggtttgtatatacagtatatatatatatataaatatacatatatacacttgttttttattcattaattattcataatatCAACttatcagctttttgtcattacatgatgccatgaatgtttacattttgacagaaggaggtatttttttttaaattatttatttatgtttttaagttatgtacatgtatgtgtacatgtagatgatgtatcaggacagatccattaagagtttaagCAGAAAAATGTCCCATagaaattaactatacacaataaaacattgacaaaatgatgtgtcacatgaacAGCTTTTGAAGTAACACATTTGTGACATgacaaaaacacaataaaaatcatggcgtttactttttgatattaatataaaactcaaagcagtttggctaatgaagatgaagtctaataaacaagctttgttcttctccaacaacgcctccttagttcagtgcaacagtttggccaacaaaaataaagactagtgacacctctcacattgaatacacaatcttcacagccagtGTTCAATTCAATGAGacaacaaaacatttgagctagtattgatgttaattgaacactgatacagtttgcagttaaataaaggagaagTGAACATCCCAGGAGGAAAGGTGTAAAACAGTACTTGCAACGCGGTGCCtccttgtttaaagcgtcacctttattgttagttttgaagcccaaatacctccatgttGTACTTCACACCCtcattattaaccagtagaattgtagttttttgcctttcttcctcttctagatgttattgcttgtatgcactttgtgtgtgcgcctCGACCCTGTAGTCACTCAGAtgaaagagcggaagtggtgcttttcaaaggtggtgtcgtaccgatttcaattgattgtaatgtatataatgtaatgtattgtggccaaacagctccatttttgtttcatctgacatcacatgcacaaagataagaccttctggaggaaagttctgtggtcacataaaataaaaacggagctgtttggccacaatacccagcaatatgttcggaggagaaaaggtgagaccttgaatcccaggaacaccatccctaccgtcaagcatggtggtggtcgtattatgctctgggcctgttttgctgccaatggaactgttgctttaaatgggacaatgaaaaaggaggattacctccaaattcttcaggacaacctaaaatcatcagcccggaggttgggtcttgggtgcagttgggtgttccaacaggacaatgaccccaaacacacgtcaaaagtggtcaaggaatgtctaaatcaggctagaatgaaggttttaaaatggccttcccaaagccgtgtggacaatgctgaagaaacaagtctatgtcagaaaaccaacacatttagctgaactgcaccaattttgtcaagaggagtggtcaaaaattcaggcagaagcttgtggatggcaaccaaaagcgccttattgcaggtaaacttgccaagggacatgtaagcaaatattaacattgctgtatgtatacttttgacccagcacatttgctcacattttcagtagacccataataaattcataaaagaagcaaacttcatgaatgttttagtgaccaacaagtatgtgctccaatcactctatcacaaaaaaaataagagttgtagaaatgtttggaaactcaagacagccatgacatcatgttctttacaagtgtatgtaaacttttgatcgtgactgtatatatgcatgtgtatatgtatatatatccatccatccatccattttctaccgcttatccctttcggagtcgcggggggtgctggagcctatctcagctacatttgggtggaaggcggggtatgtatatatatatatatatactgtatatttatgtatatatgttcagtttaacagtccagttgtgattgattgaatgtcctgagaatTATACTGGACATTCTTTTGTAATTGCCACAAAATAACGTGTAGTATTTTGTTAATttgttgccaaaaatatttttaatttatagaTATTTTCAAAGCAGAATATTGTCCTTAGGGCCCTCTGGCACCTCATGGGGGACCCGTAAAAtctgtgcctcttaagacctcactgttggctttgtacgCTCATGTTACTTCTCAACTAGTCAAAGTTGATGCTAATCGACCTGTTTCTTCTCCTTTTTACTGAATGTGAAAGCAAAAGTGAGTCCACAAATAAACGAATCGTAAAGCAGAATCGAAAATTAAATCTGAATCTTATCTATTTCGATCCCagcatgtgtttgtcttcttgtgtccagCAGACGTCCGTGAAAAATATCGTCCACCTGAGCAGCAGGAGGGGTCCTCCAGTATGGAGCAGAAGAGGTCACAGCACCTCCACGTGAAAGAAGAGGAGCCATATTCCCCCCACTttaaagatgaagaaaaacaGCGGCCGTCCCCGCACTTCATAGAGGAAGACAAGAGACACCTCATCAGTGTGAAGAGTGAAAGTGAGTtgtcaactcaacacatgacaacagaagctgatggagaccactgtggaggatcacaagcagacaagctcttagctccactatcagatagtgaggacacaacgtcacactctcctgacactgatgatgaacactctaaagatgataagacatgtcacactgacaacacacacttcacatgttctcactgcgacaaaacttttaaataccattgtcgtCTGAAAAgccacatgagaaaacacactggagaaaaaccttttcctgctcagaatgtggtaaaagattTTTAagaaatcaaagtttaaaagcacacatgagaacacacactggagaaaaacctttttcatgttcaatctgcggtaaagattttactcataggcaatatttgaaaatacacagtaGAGTAcatactggagaaaaaccttttcctgctcagaatgtggtaaaggttttgtaagaaatcaaagtttaaaagtacacatgagaacacacactggagaaaaaccttttttttgttcaatctgctgtaaagattttactcaaaagcaccatttcaaagcacacatgataatacacactggagaaaaaccatactcatgttcaatctgcagtaAAGGTTTTACTCGAAGGGACCATTTcaaaaaacacatgagaacacacactggagaaaaacctttttcatgttcaatctgctgtaaagattttactcaaaagcaccatttcaaagcacacatgggaatacacactggagaacaacctttttcatgttcaatctgcagtaaagattttactcgaagggaccatttcaaaaaacacatgagaacacacactggagaaaaaccttgttcatgttcaatctgtggtaaagattttactcataagcacaatttcaaagcacacatgagaatacacactggagaacaacttttttcatgttcaatctgcggtaaagattttactcaaagggaccatttaaaaaaacacatgagaacacacactggagaaaaacattttttatgttcaatctgcggtaaagattttactctaaagaaccatttcaaagcacacatgaaaatacacactggagaaaaacgttTTTCatgttcagtatgttgtaaaagttTTATACATAGACagcatttgaaaagacacatgataacacacacaggagagaaagtgtggagttgcagtgtgtgtggtgaaagattctcttctaagtaccagtgtaagaaacacaagtgtgctggtgagaacagcagcagcaaatgaagatgcatgatttgaaataaactgtcaaaactttCACTTTGACTTTCTAAGAACGTCAGCACGTagattctaacatttatagattagatattttagattattgcttttttcagtcaagtacatgttTTAATATACACTATAgtgtacttttatttaaaaatgaacaCAACACTTTGACTgtaaaggtgagaataaacaggACAAAACATGTTACAAATACTTTTTATGTGTATTGAGATATTGAGAaataatttttaattattattgatgTTATAGATGAACTCATTTATATgatgtacatatttgttttacatttgttcaAAGCTTttcttttgagtacacataaatccctcttagttcatattatgattatgtggataacaccttgagattcaaacgtctggatgatatgacaactgtggttgataacctacttgaatgtctaacagttgaaatttgtatggaaaaaagtagaaatgtcattattagtTGTATATACAGATCGCCAGGTACAAGCATTGAACAATTTACAGATTGGATGGAATGCCTGTTTTCAAAGGAGAGTAACGTTAGTAAAGCTGTCTTCATTTGtggagactttaatattgacatgtTAAATCCCAGTAAAACTAAAGATATAGATcatttcattgacacaatgtacagtatgagtCTATATCCCAAAATCACAAGACCCAGTCGAATTACGTCTCACTCTGCCACTCTAATCGACAACATATTCACTAATGATATTGAGAATAAGACCGTAAGTGGGCTATTGATCAAAGATATCACTGACCACCTCCCAGTTTTTCTGATATTTAATAGaaactacaggacaaaaaaactagaaaagccaacccaatacagaagaacgagatcagaggaatccaatagttcatttaaacatgatttactggagcagaattgggatgtaatttatgaaaatggtgatgttaatagtgcttacaatatattcttgagaatatttaggtcattatatgataaaaattgcccaataaaagaatgcaccagtagaagaaaatataccaattgtccttggatcacaaagggattgcaaaatgcttgcaaaaagaaaaacactctttacagggaatttataagattgaaaacaaaagaagcagaaaataaatataaaaaatataaaaacaaattaactcaacttataaggtcaaataagagagattattataagaaatggctagatgataataaaaacaatatcaaaggaatatggaatttattaaacagtattataagaaacagtacctcttcaaataactgtccaacgtatttcacaaatgatggtaaagaaaatgataatattgaagatgtggctaatgccttcaataaattatttgtaagtattggacctgaacttgcagaaaaaatcccagatccacggacaactggtaaaaatatggagggattgttggagagaaatcccaattctatgtttttaaatgcagtgggtgaagaagaagtgttggatattgtaaacaaatgtaagaacaaaatgtccactgactccaatgacattagtatggcgttggtgaaaaaggtcattacagggatatcaaaaccattaacatatatctgtaatttgtcatttcaaaccggcgcatttccaaatgaaatgaaaatagctaaagttatacctctgtttaaaactgggagcaaacaccgcttcacaaactatagacccgtctctttacttccacaattctctaaaatattagaaaaactattcaatTACAGGTTAGATGCATTTATAGAAAAGCATAAATTACTCTCTGACTGTCAATATGGGTTTAGATCAAACAGATCTACATCAATGGCAATAGTTGAAACAGTAGAGGAAATCAAAAATGCcatagaaaagaaacaatatgcaatgggaatatttattgatctaaaaaaagcatttgacacaattaaccatgatatattaatcaataaaatggaaaagtatggaatcagGGGAGTTGTATTAGATTGGCTTAAAAGTTACTTAAATAAGAGACAACAGTTTGTGAAGTTGGGGGATTGTTGTTCATCATGTTTggatattgcttgtggtgtcccccaggggtcagtgttggggccaaaactgttcatcctgtatatcaatgatatatgtaaagtgtctacattattgaaattagtgttatttgctgatgacactgatattttttgttcaggggatgacttaaatcaattgcaggaagtcattatggaagaaatgagtaaactaaaaacttggtttgactataataaattgtcattaaacctgactaagactaagttaatgctgtttggaaagaggacacgtgaaacaagggtgcagatacaaatagatggggtggatattgaaagggttttttaaataaaattcctTGGAGTTAAAATTGACGATCAANNNNNNNNNNNNNNNNNNNNggatgagtaaagtgcaagtgaaggactagtggggagttgaagctattcagatagggaagatgctgtgagagccggggggtgacctgatattcagctgggaatgactacaacagtaaataaacacaagacatatatatactctattagccacaacacaaaccaggcttatatttaatatgccacaaattaatcctgcataaaaacacctgcgtgtttgttatgctagctcctagctcctctgctagctcctagctccatagaacacgccaatacaattcaaacacctgatcaacacaca
Coding sequences within it:
- the LOC133640870 gene encoding gastrula zinc finger protein XlCGF8.2DB-like translates to MEQKRSQHLHVKEEEPYSPHFKDEEKQRPSPHFIEEDKRHLISVKSEKCGKRFLRNQSLKAHMRTHTGEKPFSCSICECGKGFVRNQSLKVHMRTHTGEKPFFCSICCKDFTQKHHFKAHMIIHTGEKPYSCSICSKGFTRRDHFKKHMRTHTGEKPFSCSICCKDFTQKHHFKAHMGIHTGEQPFSCSICSKDFTRRDHFKKHMRTHTGEKPCSCSICGKDFTHKHNFKAHMRIHTGEQLFSCSICGKDFTQRDHLKKHMRTHTGEKHFLCSICGKDFTLKNHFKAHMKIHTGEKRFSCSVCCKSFIHRQHLKRHMITHTGDDPETGTSH